The Lates calcarifer isolate ASB-BC8 linkage group LG14, TLL_Latcal_v3, whole genome shotgun sequence genome has a segment encoding these proteins:
- the LOC108890760 gene encoding LOW QUALITY PROTEIN: E3 ubiquitin/ISG15 ligase TRIM25-like (The sequence of the model RefSeq protein was modified relative to this genomic sequence to represent the inferred CDS: deleted 1 base in 1 codon), producing MAAAHSESSVLQEELTCPVCLDLYRDPHLLPCGHNFCKTCLDHLKRQAERGRLRCPECRDSHRCGTNFQKNFKLANIADDYRHRRRAVSAAATALKSRESLSSSLAAQPVRSVAVPCDYCPSVAAEEAAAAAAAAPASVAVPMFAVKTCLKCEVSMCQEHVKPHLELPAFCEHPLTDPINDFWKRKCLEHDEIYRYYCMDDKMCVCNACTIEGEHSGHTMKTLKNTMKDLKGTLDKQLYRVDRKYSMAEKKLQEQKEKERQNKKFMDDSEACFNRLEEDMKAKVLSFIIRLRECTRTHCDTNGPAIQKNIFRICQDQARLQEVRCGIESLMQENDPFRFIEAYKTTGKQCRRQLRKNMFYPEYVDMETEVLVAIMEEEMKKFLDEELPGHILTAINSLFHLSDLEEEEEENEEEAAEEDDDDDFDDSSEGEMRSEGEEEEDEEEEDDEDGRDPSELGDDPYSPGEEEEEERSEEEEEDDDDDDEEDEEERGV from the exons ATGGCTGCGGCCCACTCAGAGTCCAGcgtcctgcaggaggagcttACCTGCCCCGTGTGTCTGGACTTGTACCGTGACCCCCACTTGCTTCCTTGCGGACACAACTTCTGCAAGACCTGCCTCGATCACTTAAAGCGCCAAGCA GAGCGAGGTCGCCTCCGCTGCCCAGAGTGCCGCGACAGCCACCGGTGTGGCACCAACTTTCAGAAGAACTTCAAACTAGCCAATATTGCTGATGACTATCGTCACCGGCGCAGAGCCGTCAGTGCAGCTGCTACAGCTTTAAAATCCAGAGAATCGCTGTCGTCTTCCCTGGCAGCGCAGCCGGTCAGGAGTGTTGCTGTTCCCTGTGATTACTGCCCCTCAGTCGCCGCCGAG gaagctgctgctgctgctgctgctgctcctgccaGTGTAGCTGTGCCAATGTTTGCGGTCAAGACGTGCCTGAAGTGTGAGGTGTCCATGTGCCAGGAGCACGTGAAGCCACATCTGGAGCTACCGGCTTTCTGTGAGCATCCACTGACAGATCCGATAAACGACTTCTGGAAGAGGAAGTGTTTAGAGCATGATGAGATATACAG ATACTACTGCATGGATgacaagatgtgtgtgtgcaacgCCTGCACCATAGAAGGAGAGCACTCTGGACACACAATGAAGACCCTGAAGAACACAATGAAAGATCTCAAG GGAACGCTGGATAAGCAGCTCTACAGGGTTGACAGGAAATACAGCATGGCTGAGAAAAAACTCCAGGagcagaaggagaaggagagacagaataag AAGTTCATGGACGACTCTGAGGCGTGCTTCAACAGGCTGGAAGAAGACATGAAGGCCAAAGTGCTCAGCTTCATCATCAGACTGCGAGAGTGCACACGCACTCACTGTGACACCAACGGGCCGGCGATTCAGAAGAACATCTTCAGGATCTGCCAGGATCAGGCCCGTCTCCAGGAGGTCCGCTGCGGCATCGAGAGCCTCATGCAGGAAAACGATCCTTTCCGCTTCATCGAG GCGTACaagacaacaggaaaaca gtgCCGTAGGCAGCTAAGGAAAAACATGTTCTACCCAGAATACGTCGACATGGAGACAGAGGTCCTCGTAGCAATAAtggaagaagaaatgaaaaaattCCTTGATGAGGAACTGCCAGGTCACATTCTTACTGCCATTAATTCCCTGT TTCATCTTTCAGATctcgaggaggaggaagaggagaacgaggaagaggctgcagaggaggacGATGACGACGACTTCGACGACAGCAGCGAGGGAGAAATGAGGAgcgagggggaggaggaggaagacgaggaggaggaagacgacgAGGACGGACGTGACCCGAGCGAGCTGGGCGACGATCCTTACAGcccaggggaggaggaggaagaggaacggagcgaggaggaagaagaagacgacgacgacgatgacgaagaggacgaggaagagagaggggttTAA
- the LOC108890722 gene encoding sterile alpha motif domain-containing protein 9-like codes for MLQFVTTTTQQNTAAESTSFPGLLDCLNHGLFTSRGKRAGFEEDEKTVSDLEEIQDLLKTTYEENTDDVNVAERYILSNIILSNRTPDSPQLTPVNELQRITHRFLGSPEGHRSPEFYLLVLLLFWPEEQPQVVQEEDDEKVEQEATGDDGSEEKTWEDEDSNEVSETEGEPAQLPHDLQQYVTFMERAYDRGSYAKYLRGRYLLPLFFLGKGSGLSKWIHKSKLDAIVEKMVDAEQPQSNKDKVMWIKNMWISGKVWQIPEIQEILLPVRVEPCHTSIMSQEHEEMFVCVGGKKIKASVKDEPSVLSPIRFYLGFTIRGPVLFKVPHMSGQ; via the coding sequence ATGTTGCAGTTTGTTACAACTACTACACAACAGAATACAGCAGCTGAATCCACCAGCTTCCCAGGCCTTCTTGACTGTCTGAATCATGGCCTTTTCACATCAAGAGGAAAACGTGCTGGGTTTGAGGAGGATGAGAAAACTGTTTCTGATTTAGAGGAAATCCAAGATCTTTTGAAAACCACCTatgaagaaaacactgatgatgtcaaCGTAGCAGAGAGGTACATCCTCTCCAACATCATCCTGAGCAACAGGACGCCTGATTCTCCTCAGCTGACCCCGGTGAATGAACTCCAAAGAATAACTCACAGATTCTTGGGCTCTCCAGAGGGCCACAGAAGCCCTGAGTTTTACCTTTTggttctgctgttgttttggcCTGAGGAACAGCCTCAGGTGGTGCAAGAAGAGGATGATGAAAAGGTGGAACAAGAGGCCACAGGAGATGATGGGTCAGAAGAAAAAACCTGGGAGGATGAGGACAGTAATGAGGTAtcagaaacagaaggagagcCTGCACAACTGCCTCATGACCTGCAACAGTATGTCACTTTCATGGAGAGAGCATATGACAGAGGCAGTTATGCCAAGTACCTTCGTGGCCGTTACCTTTTGCCTCTGTTTTTTCTGGGAAAGGGCTCTGGACTGAGCAAATGGATTCACAAATCAAAGCTGGATGCAATTGTGGAAAAAATGGTGGATGCTGAGCAGCCTCAAAGTAATAAAGATAAAGTAATGTGGATCAAAAATATGTGGATCAGTGGGAAAGTGTGGCAAATACCAGAAATCCAAGAGATCCTTCTCCCGGTCAGGGTAGAGCCCTGCCACACTTCCATCATGTCACAGGAGCatgaagaaatgtttgtttgtgttggagggaagaaaataaaagcttcagTAAAGGATGAACCTTCAGTGCTGAGCCCCATTCGTTTCTATCTTGGCTTCACCATTCGGGGTCCTGTCCTCTTCAAAGTTCCTCACATGTCTGGACAGTGA
- the LOC108890721 gene encoding 39S ribosomal protein L48, mitochondrial, whose amino-acid sequence MNSLFRKFQVPLIRQVFALNQALTPCRATPSIQNPVWATASVNERQHRDMPTHKIGSWRFLFRKRVHRKKKDRYKMRPVCPASTTAYGTLNVMVSGHDMTVVERYTEYIHNLCNRLSIRVSLCYALPTKTTEIMLMQEQGTKMYVDSILKTHERVVQLRKLDTTLCPVFMEVILKNQPEGVQLSVKEHTEAHYKARFKARPELEELMAKINQ is encoded by the exons ATGAATTCTCTCTTTCGAAAG TTTCAGGTGCCTCTTATACGGCAGGTGTTTGCATTAAATCAAGCACTCACACCATGCCG GGCCACACCGTCCATCCAGAATCCTGTATGGG CTACAGCTTCTGTGAACGAAAGACAACACCGCGACATGCCGACCCATAAGATCGGGAGCTGGAGATTCCTTTTCAGAAAGAGAGTG cacagaaaaaagaaagacaggtaTAAGATGAGACCAGTCTGTCCAGCATCAACTACAGCGTACGGGACTCTGAACGTGATGGTGTCGGGTCACGACATGACGGTGGTGGAACGCTACACTGAGTACATCCACAACCTGTGCAACCGGCTCAGCATCAGGGTGTCACTGTG CTATGCTTTGCCAACCAAGACCACAGAGATCATGCTAATGCAAGAGCAGGGCACCAAGATGTACGTCGACTCTATCCTAAAGACTCACGAGCGAGTCGTCCAG TTGAGGAAACTGGACACCACACTTTGTCCCGTCTTCATGGAGGTTATTTTAAAGAATCAACCAGAGGGAGTTCAACTTTCTGTAAAGGAG CACACAGAGGCTCATTACAAAGCACGGTTCAAGGCACGTccagagctggaggagctgatggCGAAAATAAACCAATAA